The following proteins are co-located in the Hyalangium minutum genome:
- a CDS encoding SDR family oxidoreductase — protein MTVSRRGLMQGAAALGVLGAMGCASSKEGGVPRGVAKKKILILGGTGFLGPALVELARPRGHTLTLFNRGKTRPELFPDVEKLHGDRDGDLKALEGRQWDAVIDTSGYVPRIVKASAELLAPNVGHYIFVSTISVYKDMSEYGIDEDSPVATVEDEKTEDVSQHYGALKALSEKAAEAAMPGRVTTVRPGLIVGPGDQTDRFTYWPVRVARGGEVLAPGDGADPVQFIDVRDLAAFILGVVERRDVGTFNATGPAETLTMRELLEACKTGTGGDARFTWVDAEWLVEQQKVSPWTQMPVWIPRSGEDKGVGRVSNARALKLGATFRSPVDTARDTLAWFRSEPPERQQKPMRAGLPPEREREVLAAWHQRTP, from the coding sequence ATGACGGTGTCTCGCAGAGGGTTGATGCAAGGTGCGGCCGCGCTCGGGGTGCTCGGGGCCATGGGGTGTGCTTCCTCGAAGGAGGGCGGTGTGCCCCGGGGGGTGGCCAAGAAGAAGATTCTCATCCTCGGGGGCACCGGGTTTCTCGGGCCCGCGCTGGTGGAGCTGGCCCGGCCTCGTGGCCACACGCTGACGCTGTTCAACCGGGGCAAGACGCGCCCCGAGCTCTTCCCGGACGTGGAGAAGCTCCACGGTGACCGCGACGGTGACCTGAAGGCGCTCGAGGGCCGCCAGTGGGACGCCGTCATTGATACGTCCGGCTATGTGCCGCGCATCGTGAAGGCCAGCGCCGAGCTGCTCGCCCCCAACGTGGGACACTACATCTTCGTGTCCACCATCTCCGTCTACAAGGACATGAGCGAGTACGGCATCGACGAGGACTCGCCAGTGGCCACCGTGGAGGACGAGAAGACGGAGGATGTCTCCCAGCACTACGGCGCCCTCAAGGCCCTGAGCGAGAAGGCCGCCGAGGCCGCCATGCCCGGCCGCGTCACCACCGTCCGACCAGGCCTCATCGTCGGCCCCGGCGACCAGACGGACCGCTTCACCTATTGGCCCGTGCGCGTGGCCCGGGGCGGCGAGGTGCTCGCTCCGGGAGACGGCGCGGATCCGGTGCAGTTCATCGATGTGCGCGACTTGGCCGCCTTCATCCTCGGTGTGGTGGAGCGCCGGGACGTGGGCACCTTCAACGCCACCGGCCCCGCGGAGACGCTCACCATGCGCGAGCTGCTGGAGGCCTGCAAGACGGGCACGGGCGGAGACGCGCGCTTCACCTGGGTGGACGCCGAGTGGCTGGTGGAGCAACAGAAGGTGAGCCCCTGGACGCAGATGCCCGTGTGGATTCCGCGCTCGGGCGAGGACAAGGGCGTGGGCCGCGTCAGCAACGCCCGGGCGCTGAAGCTCGGGGCGACGTTCCGGTCCCCCGTGGACACCGCGCGCGACACGCTGGCCTGGTTCCGCTCCGAGCCGCCCGAGCGCCAGCAGAAGCCGATGCGGGCGGGCCTCCCGCCGGAGCGCGAGCGCGAGGTGCTCGCCGCGTGGCACCAGCGGACCCCCTGA
- a CDS encoding NTP/NDP exchange transporter, with the protein MRPSPWLKRFVDVREEEVGALLWSFLYFFTLMCGYFVLKPLRDAMGTAGGVKGLKWQWMFTATFAVMMVAVPAYSALVARWPRKRVIPFIYRFFLLNLLGFFVLFKLEVEPQAVARVFYVWLSVYNLFVVSVFWSFMADLFASEQGKRLYGLIAGGGTAGVIAGLLLARNLSVPLGHIHLIFITAVLLECSARCVQQLARWAHDVQHPPPSVEGPVGGGILAGLKLLATSPFLLALGLQVVFYSVTSTFLYLLQVNLVDAKTLDEAERVAKFANIELWVQVLTLVLQSLVTARLLERLGLGVALAVTPVLTAVGFLGLAAMPSVWLLIGVRSLRGATHYALERPSRELLYTTVSREERYKAKSFIDTMVYRGGDALAAWTEDGLKVLGFGVAGVLLATAPVAGLWLAVSLYLSRHARIRTRAQEVPALASAPGDAPAR; encoded by the coding sequence GTGCGACCTTCACCCTGGCTCAAGCGATTCGTGGACGTGCGAGAGGAAGAGGTGGGGGCCCTGCTCTGGTCCTTCCTCTACTTCTTCACGTTGATGTGCGGCTACTTCGTCCTCAAGCCGCTGCGCGACGCGATGGGGACCGCCGGCGGGGTGAAGGGCCTGAAGTGGCAGTGGATGTTTACCGCCACCTTCGCGGTGATGATGGTGGCGGTGCCGGCGTACTCGGCGCTGGTGGCGCGCTGGCCTCGCAAGCGCGTCATTCCCTTCATCTACCGCTTCTTCCTGCTCAACCTCCTGGGCTTCTTCGTGCTGTTCAAGCTGGAGGTGGAGCCCCAGGCCGTGGCCCGGGTGTTCTACGTCTGGCTCAGCGTCTACAACCTGTTCGTCGTCTCCGTGTTCTGGAGCTTCATGGCGGACCTGTTCGCCAGCGAGCAGGGCAAGCGCCTCTATGGCCTCATCGCGGGCGGAGGCACGGCGGGCGTGATTGCCGGACTGTTGCTGGCGCGCAACCTCTCCGTTCCGCTGGGGCACATCCACCTCATCTTCATCACCGCCGTGCTGCTGGAGTGCAGCGCGCGCTGTGTGCAGCAGCTGGCGCGCTGGGCGCATGACGTGCAGCACCCGCCTCCCTCGGTGGAGGGCCCAGTGGGCGGTGGCATCCTCGCGGGGCTGAAGCTGCTGGCCACCTCGCCTTTTCTGCTCGCGCTGGGCCTGCAGGTGGTCTTCTACAGCGTCACCAGCACCTTCTTGTACCTGCTCCAGGTGAACCTGGTGGACGCGAAGACGCTGGATGAGGCCGAGCGCGTCGCGAAGTTCGCCAACATCGAGCTGTGGGTCCAGGTCCTCACGCTGGTGCTGCAGTCGCTCGTCACCGCGCGCTTGCTGGAGCGGTTGGGGCTGGGGGTGGCGTTGGCCGTCACCCCAGTGCTCACCGCGGTGGGATTCCTGGGGCTGGCGGCGATGCCCTCGGTGTGGCTGCTCATCGGCGTGCGCTCGCTGCGCGGGGCCACGCACTACGCGCTGGAGCGGCCCTCGCGAGAGCTGCTCTACACCACGGTGAGCCGCGAGGAGCGGTACAAGGCCAAGAGCTTCATCGACACCATGGTGTACCGGGGGGGAGATGCGCTGGCGGCCTGGACGGAGGATGGGCTCAAGGTGCTGGGGTTCGGCGTGGCCGGCGTGCTGCTGGCCACCGCGCCCGTGGCCGGCCTGTGGCTGGCCGTCTCCCTCTACCTGTCCCGCCACGCCCGGATTCGCACGCGCGCCCAGGAGGTGCCCGCGCTGGCCTCCGCTCCGGGCGACGCCCCGGCTCGCTGA
- a CDS encoding pyridoxal phosphate-dependent aminotransferase, translated as MAIDLTTLLPKRDDTFVGTMARGLVGSEILRIAAEIRELTAQGRKVCNLTVGDFSPREFPIPTALGEGIARALQAGETNYPPSDGVLDLRQSVQRFYERSLGLKYPLEGIVIAGGARPIIYGTYRTVLNEGDTVIYPVPSWNNNHYAHMMGAKSTEVVTLADQGFMPTVEQLAPLFPSARLLCLCSPLNPTGTMISPEALKAICERIVAENQGRKARGQAPLILMYDQIYWTLSAGQSKHVTPVELVPEMAHYTVFVDGISKSFAATGVRVGWGVGPPAIISRMRDVIGHVGAWAPKAEQIAVARALEDVEGTARFMKTMKHRVEERLEALYQGFEKMRAAGLPVRAISPQGAIYLSVQFDLVGKAGLKTNDEIRKRLLEKASFAVVPFQAFGLKDDTGWFRLSVGAVSLEEIQEALPRVEAVLRSVQGGA; from the coding sequence ATGGCAATTGATCTCACGACCCTTCTTCCCAAGCGGGACGACACCTTCGTTGGCACGATGGCGCGTGGCCTCGTCGGCAGCGAGATCCTCCGCATTGCCGCGGAGATCCGCGAGCTGACCGCGCAGGGCCGCAAGGTGTGCAACCTCACCGTGGGCGACTTCAGCCCTCGCGAGTTCCCCATCCCCACCGCGCTCGGCGAGGGCATCGCCCGGGCGCTGCAGGCGGGCGAGACGAACTATCCGCCCTCGGACGGCGTGCTGGACTTGCGCCAGAGCGTGCAGCGCTTCTACGAGCGCTCCCTGGGCCTGAAGTACCCGCTGGAGGGCATCGTCATCGCCGGCGGCGCGCGGCCCATCATCTATGGCACCTACCGCACGGTGCTGAACGAGGGTGACACCGTCATCTACCCGGTGCCTTCGTGGAACAACAACCACTACGCCCACATGATGGGGGCCAAGAGCACGGAAGTGGTGACGTTGGCGGACCAGGGCTTCATGCCCACGGTGGAGCAACTTGCCCCGCTGTTTCCGAGCGCCCGGCTGCTATGCCTCTGCAGCCCGCTCAACCCTACCGGGACGATGATCAGCCCCGAGGCGCTCAAGGCCATCTGCGAGCGCATCGTCGCGGAGAACCAGGGCCGCAAGGCGCGCGGGCAGGCGCCGCTCATCCTGATGTACGACCAGATTTATTGGACGCTGAGCGCGGGCCAGTCCAAGCACGTGACGCCGGTGGAGCTGGTGCCGGAGATGGCGCACTACACGGTGTTCGTGGATGGCATCTCCAAGTCCTTCGCGGCCACGGGGGTGCGCGTGGGCTGGGGCGTGGGCCCGCCGGCCATCATCTCTCGCATGCGGGACGTCATCGGCCACGTGGGCGCGTGGGCGCCCAAGGCCGAGCAGATCGCCGTGGCGCGCGCGCTGGAGGACGTGGAGGGCACCGCCCGCTTCATGAAGACGATGAAGCACCGGGTGGAGGAGCGGCTGGAGGCGCTCTACCAGGGCTTCGAGAAGATGCGCGCGGCGGGGCTGCCGGTGCGCGCGATTTCTCCGCAGGGCGCCATCTACCTCTCGGTGCAGTTTGACCTGGTGGGGAAGGCGGGGCTGAAGACCAACGATGAGATTCGCAAGCGGCTCTTGGAGAAGGCCAGCTTCGCGGTGGTGCCCTTCCAGGCCTTCGGGCTGAAGGATGACACGGGCTGGTTCCGGCTCTCGGTGGGCGCCGTCTCCCTGGAGGAAATCCAGGAGGCGCTGCCCCGGGTGGAGGCGGTGCTCCGGTCCGTGCAGGGTGGGGCCTGA
- a CDS encoding peptidoglycan-binding domain-containing protein: MPSMLPPWSSNAEESFPVLRQGMCGPEVEYLQRQLQAAGVFTGEVDGAFGSSTKCAVMAFQRARGLEVDGIANSRTWAALDTRRGTGLRPILKRGVCDPSVLVLQKMLATHGFDPGSKDGQFGPKTERTVMAFQRAKGLEADGVVGPKTWNALGMTAPRSFPTPVPLPVEPQRVTARADGTGFYSI, from the coding sequence ATGCCCTCCATGCTGCCCCCCTGGTCGTCCAACGCAGAAGAGTCCTTCCCCGTGCTCCGGCAGGGGATGTGCGGCCCTGAGGTCGAGTACCTCCAGCGGCAGCTCCAGGCGGCGGGCGTCTTCACGGGCGAAGTGGATGGCGCCTTCGGTTCCAGCACCAAGTGCGCGGTGATGGCCTTCCAGCGTGCGCGGGGCCTCGAGGTGGACGGCATCGCGAACTCGCGAACGTGGGCGGCGCTGGACACGCGCCGGGGCACGGGGCTGCGGCCCATCCTCAAGCGCGGGGTGTGTGATCCCTCCGTGCTGGTGCTCCAGAAGATGCTGGCCACGCACGGCTTCGACCCGGGCAGCAAGGACGGCCAGTTCGGCCCCAAGACGGAGCGCACGGTGATGGCCTTCCAGCGCGCCAAGGGCCTGGAGGCCGACGGCGTGGTAGGCCCCAAGACGTGGAACGCCCTGGGCATGACAGCGCCCCGCTCCTTCCCGACGCCGGTGCCCCTCCCTGTCGAGCCGCAGCGCGTCACCGCCCGTGCGGATGGCACCGGGTTCTACTCCATATAA
- a CDS encoding AMIN-like domain-containing (lipo)protein — protein sequence MMQTLRLNRWMKSLWLVGCLSVVGCTKKDEPAATPPEPVVQAPSAPTEAPPPPPSQPAPSVPADAAAPPAQDSAQPPAPAPAPAQGAGVPEDPKNREWTAGAVKLKRPEVQMVTLRSVRAARNEGFDRVVFEFDGAQVPGYQLEYVNKPIVKCGSGNETEVAGQGWLQVTLTPAQAHEGGTATINERERKSALPVIQELEMTCDFEGEVTWVLGNAHPNKYRVMELRDPTRLVVDVQH from the coding sequence ATGATGCAGACCCTGCGGTTGAATCGGTGGATGAAGTCCCTGTGGCTCGTGGGCTGTCTGAGCGTGGTGGGGTGCACGAAGAAGGACGAGCCCGCGGCGACTCCGCCCGAACCCGTGGTGCAGGCCCCGTCCGCGCCCACCGAGGCCCCGCCTCCTCCGCCCTCGCAGCCGGCTCCCTCCGTGCCCGCGGATGCTGCTGCTCCTCCGGCTCAGGACTCGGCACAGCCTCCGGCCCCGGCCCCGGCCCCAGCGCAGGGCGCGGGCGTGCCCGAGGATCCGAAGAACCGCGAGTGGACCGCGGGGGCGGTGAAGTTGAAGCGGCCGGAGGTGCAGATGGTGACGCTGCGCTCGGTGCGCGCGGCACGCAACGAGGGCTTCGACCGCGTGGTGTTCGAGTTCGATGGGGCGCAGGTGCCCGGCTACCAGCTGGAGTACGTGAACAAGCCCATCGTGAAGTGCGGCTCGGGGAACGAGACGGAGGTCGCGGGCCAGGGCTGGCTCCAGGTGACGCTCACGCCCGCGCAGGCCCACGAGGGCGGCACGGCCACCATCAACGAGCGCGAGCGCAAGTCCGCCCTGCCCGTCATCCAGGAGCTGGAGATGACGTGTGACTTCGAGGGCGAGGTGACGTGGGTGCTCGGCAACGCGCACCCCAACAAGTACCGCGTCATGGAGCTGCGCGACCCCACCCGCCTCGTGGTGGACGTGCAGCACTGA
- a CDS encoding 4-alpha-glucanotransferase yields the protein MGLIPEEHRRLVAEALVALDVRNLVLGIHDPSFPSEPIEDTGRGSPYTRGAARFLEFIRELGFTGIQLGPQGQTSESNASPYDSTLFSRNVLNVPLAWLVSEEGGALLSAERLASIVDSRPLGTGPGERYRYAFRAQRVALDEAWSRFQGERTRADARPLLRDLAQRFDTFKKEHADWLLRDALFEALCVEHGQRDWRRWSGQGASALDARLLAPLPGEEGACEARCREVLARHAEFVERYAFHQFLVHSAHQELRARASAWGLKLYGDLQIGFSLEDAWSWQGLFLRTYLMGAPPSRTNPEGQPWNYPVLDPTRFFEPREGLSAARKPGPVLRFMDARMDKMLGEYDGLRIDHPHGFVCPWVYRSGAPDPLRAVQTGARLFDSPDLPDHPELARYAIPTPEQLDRSVPRYADGWVRSLTPEQVRQYSILFDTIVTSSRRHGRELSDLLAEVLSTQPYPLQRVLAQYGLGRFRVTQKANLTDPADVYRSENAAPEDWVMVGTHDTPPLWRVATQWREKGTDRAQADYLAWRLHPEPEGREDFARRLAEEPGLLVQAKFADLFASRARNVMIFFSDLFGLFDVYNAPGTVNEENWTLRAPADYPLAYREKLSRDAALNLPLALALALRAQGEPVRTRHRELISELERVAGGLRRP from the coding sequence ATGGGACTGATCCCCGAGGAGCACCGGAGACTCGTCGCTGAGGCGTTGGTGGCGCTGGATGTGCGCAACCTGGTGCTCGGCATCCACGATCCGAGCTTCCCCAGTGAGCCCATCGAGGACACGGGCCGAGGCTCGCCGTACACCCGAGGCGCCGCGCGCTTCCTGGAGTTCATCCGCGAGCTGGGCTTCACCGGCATCCAGCTCGGGCCCCAGGGGCAGACCTCCGAGTCCAATGCCTCGCCCTACGACTCGACGCTCTTCTCGCGCAATGTCCTCAATGTCCCGCTCGCATGGCTCGTGAGTGAGGAGGGCGGCGCGCTGCTGAGCGCGGAGCGGTTGGCCTCCATCGTGGACTCTCGGCCGCTGGGCACAGGACCCGGAGAGCGCTACCGCTATGCCTTCCGCGCCCAGCGCGTCGCGCTCGACGAAGCCTGGAGCCGCTTCCAAGGTGAGCGCACCCGCGCTGACGCACGGCCCCTGCTGCGCGACCTGGCGCAGCGCTTCGACACCTTCAAGAAGGAGCACGCCGACTGGCTGCTGCGCGATGCGCTCTTCGAGGCCCTCTGCGTCGAGCACGGGCAGCGGGACTGGCGCCGATGGTCAGGGCAGGGCGCCTCAGCGCTCGATGCGCGGCTGCTCGCTCCACTGCCCGGTGAAGAAGGGGCGTGCGAGGCGCGCTGCAGAGAGGTGCTCGCCCGGCATGCGGAGTTCGTCGAACGCTATGCCTTCCACCAGTTCCTGGTGCACTCCGCACATCAGGAGCTGCGGGCGCGGGCCTCAGCTTGGGGGCTCAAGCTCTACGGAGATCTCCAGATTGGCTTCTCGCTGGAGGATGCCTGGTCCTGGCAGGGCCTCTTCCTGCGCACGTACCTGATGGGAGCGCCGCCCAGCCGCACCAACCCCGAGGGCCAGCCGTGGAACTACCCGGTGCTGGACCCTACCCGCTTCTTCGAGCCCCGCGAGGGCCTCTCCGCCGCCCGCAAGCCCGGCCCCGTGCTGCGCTTCATGGACGCGCGCATGGACAAGATGCTCGGGGAGTACGACGGGCTGCGCATCGATCACCCGCACGGGTTCGTGTGCCCGTGGGTCTACCGCTCCGGAGCGCCCGACCCGCTGCGCGCCGTGCAGACGGGTGCGCGGCTCTTTGACTCGCCGGACTTGCCAGACCATCCGGAGCTGGCCCGCTACGCCATCCCCACGCCGGAGCAGCTCGACCGCTCGGTGCCCCGGTACGCGGATGGGTGGGTGCGCTCGCTCACGCCGGAGCAGGTGCGCCAGTACAGCATCCTCTTTGACACCATCGTCACCTCGTCACGCCGACACGGCCGCGAGCTGTCCGACTTGCTGGCCGAGGTGCTCAGCACGCAGCCCTACCCGCTGCAGCGCGTGCTGGCGCAGTACGGGCTGGGACGCTTCCGCGTCACCCAGAAGGCCAACCTGACGGATCCGGCGGATGTCTACCGGAGCGAGAACGCGGCCCCGGAGGACTGGGTGATGGTGGGCACCCACGACACTCCGCCCTTGTGGCGCGTGGCCACCCAGTGGCGCGAGAAGGGAACGGACCGCGCCCAGGCGGACTACCTCGCGTGGCGCCTGCATCCGGAGCCCGAGGGCCGGGAGGACTTCGCGCGGAGGCTCGCGGAGGAACCAGGGCTGCTCGTGCAGGCGAAGTTCGCGGACCTCTTCGCCTCGCGGGCGCGCAACGTGATGATCTTCTTCTCGGACCTGTTCGGGCTGTTCGACGTCTACAACGCGCCCGGCACCGTCAACGAGGAGAACTGGACCCTGCGCGCCCCCGCGGACTACCCGCTGGCCTACCGCGAGAAGCTGTCGCGCGACGCCGCGCTCAACCTCCCGCTCGCGCTGGCCCTGGCCCTGCGCGCCCAGGGAGAACCCGTGCGCACCCGCCACCGCGAGCTCATCTCCGAGCTGGAGCGTGTGGCGGGTGGCCTGCGCCGGCCATGA
- a CDS encoding carboxypeptidase regulatory-like domain-containing protein: protein MNRKWVVALGVVGLVLAVAWVWRSKLDAQDASPPREATAPRQDTASATGGTKRPATGDTAQVGAQGSGPSAASEGATPPVDEPMRAEEGSLRVEVAAPTGPQPGARVALYLRGPYEPATGQPSWRLAGSGRTDEQGVVVLPARPGRYLVSARAEGLATARADVTRPRGEATTSVRLLLTAGATLEGSTVERTSGSPVPLAELTLVPRASSLEGRASAPEEERHLASSDARGNFRIVGLEPGEYQLEARAPGHATKRLSRVHVPSSGVSVELEASAFIEGFVELPDGKPAAHARVSAFGADEAASTETGSGGGFSLDVPPGSYQVTARQGDKTGSAHSRVVVGAGMTLKDVRIRLGSATAIAGVVRQKDSGAPIADAAISVIPSGDRGDLARATADAGGQFEVGGLAPGAYDVSVQAPGFKTLRRTGVTVLEDQRFELIAELIANGRIVGTVVDSAKKPLAGVQIIPQRRWSAMEGVTATVTDATGSFALEDLPPGDVYVAARRPDSDEHTRVPAKVEAGKTTQVQLQLSDEGVLEGTVRLADGRVPTKPVSVYAHRVGAPAFEGTEVPATAAGTFSLRLGAGKYQLSAWLADSRWVNEQEKAVTVKAGQTQRVELEVREGKKPVQITVLEPNGAPSVRATVMGSEAGKSNIILEDLTDEAGRTLFMADSMGSDALHLWATNGGRSGDLPRVAVASGSATIQLIPGGRLSGSVRSAGGRPVTGFELVISPIRTGEDYFMQQRFEFTGDTFVVEDLTPGRTAITATLPDGRAGKVETPLTSGGTVQADIVVDAGGSITGRLIDAKTGEPIAQAFVEVDGLVSPNTGPDGRFKVNDLAPGPHRITAWERQHDIVDKQVTLGAGKTVDLGDWRMGPPRVEPGRLGLTFGMNGDDVVISWITVGAETGELQVGDTVTAIDGATVLTSGEARQRELGAPGSPVTLSIRRDGQSRTLTLTRAR from the coding sequence ATGAACCGAAAGTGGGTCGTCGCGCTGGGAGTCGTAGGGCTCGTGCTCGCTGTCGCCTGGGTCTGGCGCAGCAAGTTGGACGCTCAGGATGCGTCTCCGCCTCGGGAAGCTACCGCCCCACGGCAAGACACCGCGTCCGCTACAGGGGGCACGAAGCGGCCCGCCACCGGAGACACGGCTCAAGTGGGGGCGCAGGGCTCCGGCCCGAGTGCTGCTTCGGAAGGAGCGACGCCCCCCGTCGATGAGCCCATGCGTGCGGAGGAAGGCTCCCTGCGCGTCGAGGTCGCCGCCCCCACAGGGCCACAGCCCGGAGCCCGCGTGGCGCTCTATCTCCGAGGCCCGTACGAGCCCGCCACCGGCCAGCCCTCGTGGCGGCTGGCGGGGAGCGGCCGGACCGACGAACAGGGCGTGGTGGTGCTCCCCGCGCGTCCGGGGCGCTACCTCGTCTCTGCCCGAGCCGAAGGCCTTGCCACCGCGAGAGCGGACGTCACCCGGCCTCGCGGAGAGGCCACCACCTCCGTCCGGCTCCTGCTCACCGCGGGCGCCACCTTGGAGGGCAGCACCGTGGAGAGAACCTCCGGCAGCCCGGTGCCGCTCGCGGAGCTCACGCTCGTTCCTCGCGCCTCGTCCCTCGAAGGCCGCGCCTCGGCTCCCGAGGAGGAGCGTCACCTTGCCTCCAGCGACGCGCGCGGAAACTTCCGCATCGTGGGACTCGAACCCGGCGAGTACCAGCTGGAGGCCCGCGCCCCGGGTCACGCGACCAAGCGGCTGTCGCGGGTGCACGTTCCCTCCTCGGGTGTCTCGGTTGAGTTGGAGGCCTCTGCCTTCATCGAAGGCTTCGTCGAGCTGCCCGATGGCAAGCCTGCCGCACACGCCCGTGTGAGCGCCTTTGGTGCGGACGAGGCCGCCTCGACCGAGACGGGCTCGGGGGGTGGGTTCTCGCTCGACGTGCCACCCGGGAGCTATCAGGTCACCGCCCGGCAGGGAGACAAGACGGGCTCGGCCCACTCCCGGGTCGTGGTCGGCGCGGGGATGACCCTCAAGGACGTGCGCATCCGGCTCGGGTCCGCCACGGCCATCGCGGGCGTGGTGCGCCAGAAGGACTCGGGTGCGCCCATCGCCGACGCGGCGATCTCCGTCATCCCAAGCGGAGACCGGGGAGACCTCGCTCGCGCCACCGCCGACGCCGGAGGACAGTTCGAGGTGGGAGGGCTCGCTCCGGGTGCCTATGACGTCTCGGTGCAGGCTCCGGGCTTCAAGACGCTGCGCCGCACCGGTGTCACGGTGCTGGAAGACCAGCGCTTCGAGCTGATCGCCGAGCTGATCGCCAACGGCCGCATCGTGGGCACGGTGGTGGACAGCGCGAAGAAGCCCCTCGCGGGCGTGCAAATCATCCCCCAGCGGCGGTGGAGCGCGATGGAGGGCGTGACCGCCACCGTGACGGATGCGACAGGCAGCTTCGCTCTCGAGGATCTCCCGCCCGGAGACGTCTACGTCGCGGCGCGCCGCCCTGACAGTGACGAGCACACCCGCGTTCCCGCCAAGGTCGAGGCCGGGAAGACCACCCAGGTCCAGCTCCAGCTCTCCGACGAGGGTGTGCTGGAAGGGACCGTCCGCCTCGCGGATGGCCGCGTCCCGACGAAGCCAGTCTCGGTCTACGCCCACCGGGTCGGAGCCCCCGCCTTCGAGGGCACGGAGGTACCCGCCACCGCAGCGGGCACGTTCTCGCTGCGCCTCGGAGCAGGCAAGTATCAGCTCAGCGCGTGGCTGGCGGACTCGCGCTGGGTGAACGAGCAGGAGAAGGCCGTCACCGTCAAGGCGGGCCAGACCCAGCGCGTCGAACTCGAGGTGCGCGAGGGCAAGAAGCCCGTTCAGATCACCGTGCTCGAGCCCAACGGAGCGCCCAGCGTCCGGGCCACGGTCATGGGCAGCGAGGCGGGCAAGTCGAACATCATTCTCGAGGACCTGACAGACGAGGCTGGACGCACGCTCTTCATGGCGGACTCGATGGGCTCGGATGCGCTGCACCTCTGGGCGACGAACGGCGGGCGCAGTGGAGATCTGCCCCGAGTCGCCGTGGCGAGCGGCAGCGCGACGATCCAGCTCATTCCGGGTGGGCGGCTGAGCGGCTCGGTGCGGTCGGCGGGAGGACGGCCCGTCACAGGGTTCGAGCTCGTCATCTCGCCCATCCGCACCGGCGAGGACTACTTCATGCAGCAGCGCTTCGAGTTCACCGGGGACACGTTCGTGGTGGAAGACCTGACGCCAGGCCGGACCGCCATCACGGCCACGCTGCCGGACGGCCGCGCGGGAAAGGTGGAGACCCCCCTCACCTCCGGAGGGACAGTCCAGGCCGACATCGTCGTGGACGCGGGCGGAAGCATCACCGGCCGCTTGATCGACGCGAAGACGGGAGAGCCGATCGCGCAGGCTTTTGTCGAAGTCGATGGGCTCGTCTCGCCCAACACCGGTCCGGATGGACGGTTCAAGGTGAATGACCTCGCGCCAGGGCCGCACCGCATCACCGCATGGGAGCGGCAGCACGACATCGTGGACAAGCAGGTGACGCTCGGCGCCGGGAAGACGGTGGACCTGGGTGACTGGCGCATGGGCCCACCGCGCGTGGAACCCGGGCGACTGGGGCTCACGTTCGGCATGAACGGCGATGACGTCGTCATCAGCTGGATCACCGTGGGTGCGGAGACCGGTGAGCTCCAGGTGGGTGACACGGTGACGGCCATTGATGGGGCCACGGTGCTCACCTCGGGCGAGGCCCGGCAGCGTGAGCTGGGGGCTCCCGGCAGTCCGGTGACGCTGTCGATCCGCCGGGATGGCCAGTCCCGGACGCTCACCCTCACGCGTGCCCGCTGA